The region CCATGTGACACACTGAAAGGAGCCTGCTCTGCCTCCTTTGCTGCCCcttcctcctgttcctcttcACCAGCCCCCTTGATACCTCATTCAATGCTGCAGCGCCGCTTCTCCCTCTCACCAGTGCACATTCAGGACACCTCCGTTGTACTCCTGCCCCCCAAGCCCTCCCCTGCGTCTGCGCTAACATATGGCTCTGCTGGCATGGAACACCCAGCCCTTTCTCCATCTCCTACTTCAGCCTGCAGTACCCCATCATCCTCTAGGCGCGATCTGCATCTGGCACTGCCACGATGTCATTCACAGCCCTGTGACATGCGCAAACCTCGCTTGAAGAGACGCCATGACCCAGATGTTCTCCCATACCCCAGGCCAGGCCTCGATTTCAGCAAAATGACACAGGTGAGCTAGAAAGTCCAACATCCAAGCCCCTCACATTAGCATGTGTATGTATCATTGTATTTGGTGTTAAGTTGGTtgacacaaatattttatgatTTAGGTTTCCCTGGTTGCCACTGCTTTGTAAAGCAAAACTAACTGGCCAACCATTTTGCTTTCATACAAGttaataaatgagaaaatcagattcagatttttttttttttttttttttttttttttgctttgcttgttttCCCCCAATATGTCAATGAGAAACGCTTTACACTCCCAGAGCTTGGGAATGAAATGTTGCAGTACATTTCCTCGTGCTTGCTAGCTCTGTGTCAAATGGTCAAGTTACAAAGGTTTAACACGTAACAGAATTGTTCATTACACACTGCATAATTGTAAGCTGCTAATTTAGCTGCATTCATGAGCACAGGCCTCTTTATCATGTCTGCAATGTTTGAAAGTACAGTTGTCACATTATGCTGATTATATTTGTTTCCTGTCCAGTTTGGCAATCGTGAGAGCTTAATGTGTGGCGCAGGAGGTTGCATAGTTCCTGTGTCTTCACAGACAGAACAGCACTCGGTCTTCTCCCCTGCAGAGTTCCTGGGCCGAGCCAGCATTGGACCATTAAGTGAAAGTGAAGAAGATGATAAGGaagaagataaaagaaaaagaactgtTGTAGACACAGCACAAAAGATTGTTTTTGAGAGGGACTGCACTGAACTGGACTTGAACCTTATAGAAGAAAACTGACCACTCCTTGGGAGCTCCAAGTGATTACTGCATTCATAACCATGTTAAGTACACCTGTAGGCTTTGTGCGCTCTTGTGGCAGAGTTCTTGGGGACCTGCTGCCCTTCTAAGGCATATGACCCGAGTTCATAATCAAGAACCAAGTTATTAGGAGCTAATATCAAATTACAATGTTATGATTGTAACACTTGAGCTAGTTCACTAttcaacatttcacaaaaaatgtCAGTGCCTGCCTATTCACTTCATAGGAAGATGTGCATGACCAAATAAGCACGTTTTCGTGCACATAGACTTTTGGCAAATATTTCATATTGATACGAGTCTTAATTAACATTACTCATCAGTATGCATCTTGAGATCCTTGCATATCGTTATCAGAACACTATATACTGCAGTAAAGTTAATATTTCTTCATCAGTGATTTGAATACACCCTAAATGCAATAGTTGAATGGAATATTGGTC is a window of Echeneis naucrates chromosome 10, fEcheNa1.1, whole genome shotgun sequence DNA encoding:
- the LOC115050063 gene encoding protein FAM53C — its product is MVTLITEQLRKQSLEEPYHKAFSFNVNVSLPAVGSSPTVSWSASRSRQETSSATNTSKANLLDDSCGLDSVWPPSQSGEHLQRTEVSFIDKAFQSSPPPPPPKRHCRSLSVPEDLSRCRSTWHPSASKIWTPVKRGCQSGGASSSGSGASSLPLCGPSSSFTSSPLHSSSSPTFFSLALSSDSPLPWSFPWDPCDTLKGACSASFAAPSSCSSSPAPLIPHSMLQRRFSLSPVHIQDTSVVLLPPKPSPASALTYGSAGMEHPALSPSPTSACSTPSSSRRDLHLALPRCHSQPCDMRKPRLKRRHDPDVLPYPRPGLDFSKMTQFGNRESLMCGAGGCIVPVSSQTEQHSVFSPAEFLGRASIGPLSESEEDDKEEDKRKRTVVDTAQKIVFERDCTELDLNLIEEN